GAAGTTGCCAGCTTGATTTTGCTACCTGGTTATTTAAGATCAAGAGCTGTTTTCTGGATTCTAAAAACCGCAATTCTCTCTGATTGACAATAAACAAACTGCTCTCCCCATTTTGATATTTTGTGTTTTCTGCCTGGAGCATGGTTTCAAGATTTCTGGTGGCCTGAGCAAGGGTTTCTGACTGAAGGATGAGTTTTTTATTTTTGGTATATTCCATTTTAATGTCATTTTTAATTTTGACATTGATTCGCTCAAGATTCAACTGACGGACATTCAACTCCAGCTTGGCCCGGCGGTAATTTCCCCTACCTGATCTTAGAAATAAGGGTAATTCAAATTGTATTCCTGAGTACAAGCTGTTTTTGAGTGCGTATGCACCGGTACCGAATTGAAATGATCTGGAAAGATTTTGGATGCTCAGGTCTGCACGCGGAAGCATAAATTGGAATCGGTATTTTTTTTCCAGTTCTGCCATTTTAATTTCATTGACGGCTTGTTTTATTTCCGGATGAGAGTCGGAGGCAGACAGGTAATACTCAAAATTGGAAGTATTTACTTTTGGAAAAATCTGATCTGAAGGAATGATACCGGCTGGTAATTGATAATAGGAGCCATCCTGCAGCCATAAGAAATTACTGATTCGGATTCTGGCTAGCTCCAGCTTTTGATCTGCTTCAATTTGTTGGGCTTTGATGATTTGCCATTGACTCAATGCTTCAATGGTATCAATAGGAGCCATTTCTCCAATGCCTATGCTAATTTGGATTAAGTTATATCTGAGCTCATTGACCTGATTCAAGCTATCCAAAAGCATCTTCTGCTGGTGGCATAGTACCCATTCGGCATACACGGTGATGGCTTCCAGCAATAGGTCATTTACAATCAGGATTCTTTCTGATTCAGCCATTTTAAGCATTTGTTTTGATTGCAACACGCTCTTCCTGCGCTGATCCATCAGAAGACCTTGCATAAGAGGCAAATTAAAACCAATCTGTTGACTCAGGTCTGGAGTGGATTGAGGATTGATCAATGGTCCTGTGTTGTTTAAAGCGGTCAAGTTTAAGTCAATGCCATACCATGTCGGTATATTTAATTCCAGATTTTGGAGCCGGTAATATTTTTTGTTTTCGAATTCTTTGTCCTGCAAGCGGTAGGAAATCATTGGGTCAAATTGACCTCCGGAAGCTCTGAGCTGCTCTTCGGCCATTTTATTTATCAAATGAGCCTGTCGTACCACAGGGTGATATTTTATCACAACACTCAAGAATTCTTTAAGGCTTAATATTTGGGTCTCCTGACCATAGACAGGTTGGGAGTGGATGATTATGGCAATGATAAATAGGACCAAACAATGGATTGCCGTTTTCATTTCAATTTTTATTTTTTGAATGGTAGAATTCAGGCGGGAAACCGTTTATTTTTCTCCAGATTT
This window of the Saprospiraceae bacterium genome carries:
- a CDS encoding TolC family protein, which translates into the protein MKTAIHCLVLFIIAIIIHSQPVYGQETQILSLKEFLSVVIKYHPVVRQAHLINKMAEEQLRASGGQFDPMISYRLQDKEFENKKYYRLQNLELNIPTWYGIDLNLTALNNTGPLINPQSTPDLSQQIGFNLPLMQGLLMDQRRKSVLQSKQMLKMAESERILIVNDLLLEAITVYAEWVLCHQQKMLLDSLNQVNELRYNLIQISIGIGEMAPIDTIEALSQWQIIKAQQIEADQKLELARIRISNFLWLQDGSYYQLPAGIIPSDQIFPKVNTSNFEYYLSASDSHPEIKQAVNEIKMAELEKKYRFQFMLPRADLSIQNLSRSFQFGTGAYALKNSLYSGIQFELPLFLRSGRGNYRRAKLELNVRQLNLERINVKIKNDIKMEYTKNKKLILQSETLAQATRNLETMLQAENTKYQNGESSLFIVNQRELRFLESRKQLLILNNQVAKSSWQLQHLIAGLEEAIQFAAGNE